In Trichoderma breve strain T069 chromosome 4, whole genome shotgun sequence, the following proteins share a genomic window:
- a CDS encoding alcohol dehydrogenase groES-like domain-containing protein, whose protein sequence is MRAQVLEAFNTPYVLKDVKKPDAPTGQDLLVQVQAASYCHTDAVFASGAMWQDLPRVGSHEFAGVIVAMGDDVSKDLGLSVGTPVGVPGRAFHPCGSCYECRVNDGDPHGYGVYCTKAGNLGLSRDGGFQEFCIVDSRQVAPMPKNMTAVDTAPLMCAGLTIWNSLQAARVTLKEGGGDGLTVAISGAGGGLGHLGVQFAVKLGCRVVAIDASDGALELLRQVVDSLGPLSHKVSIVDARTQTPEDVRIETCGKPENDLPGEKGVDALLVLPEAQQALTYGMKLIKDHGICVTVSFPKEGFLIQPRDLVFRHIEMKGVLVGRNHQLREMLNFAAKKDVRAKTRTYKLEDLNQLVTDYHNGVNGKLVVDMTK, encoded by the coding sequence ATGCGAGCTCAGGTTCTCGAAGCCTTCAACACACCTTATGTCCTCAAGGATGTGAAAAAGCCAGATGCCCCGACAGGCCAAGACTTGCTGGTCCAGGTTCAGGCGGCTTCATATTGCCACACTGATGCAGTCTTCGCGTCTGGCGCCATGTGGCAAGACCTCCCTCGCGTCGGATCACACGAGTTTGCAGGCGTCATTGTGGCTatgggagatgatgtttcCAAAGACCTTGGACTGTCTGTAGGAACTCCAGTCGGAGTTCCTGGCCGTGCATTCCATCCTTGCGGTTCTTGCTACGAATGCCGTGTCAACGACGGTGACCCCCATGGATATGGCGTGTACTGCACCAAAGCCGGCAACCTCGGCCTCTCACGGGATGGCGGTTTTCAAGAGTTTTGCATCGTGGATTCCCGCCAGGTTGCGCCGATGCCAAAAAACATGACTGCCGTGGATACGGCGCCACTCATGTGTGCGGGCCTTACTATCTGGAATTCTCTCCAGGCAGCCCGTGTTACGTTGAAAGAGGGAGGCGGCGACGGCCTCACAGTTGCCATCTCTGGGGCCGGTGGTGGACTTGGTCATCTGGGCGTACAATTTGCTGTCAAGCTGGGTTGCCGAGTTGTAGCGATTGATGCCAGCGACGGCGCGCTCGAATTGCTTCGCCAGGTTGTTGATTCGCTAGGTCCATTGTCACACAAAGTTTCCATCGTGGATGCCCGTACACAAACCCCTGAGGATGTCCGCATAGAGACATGTGGCAAGCCAGAGAACGACCTGCCCGGTGAAAAGGGCGTCGATGCTCTCTTAGTTCTCCCAGAGGCTCAGCAGGCTCTGACATATGGAATGAAGTTGATCAAAGACCACGGTATTTGCGTTACTGTCTCTTTTCCCAAAGAGGGATTCCTGATACAGCCTCGTGATCTGGTCTTCCGCCATATTGAGATGAAAGGTGTTCTGGTTGGCCGAAATCATCAACTTAGAGAGATGCTCAATTTCGCGGCGAAGAAAGATGTTCGCGCAAAGACTAGGACGTACAAACTAGAGGACCTCAACCAACTGGTGACTGACTATCATAACGGCGTCAATGGTAAACTTGTTGTGGATATGACGAAATAA
- a CDS encoding cytochrome b5-like heme/Steroid binding domain-containing protein: protein MSKTYTWSELQHHNKTEDLFIVVRGSVYDVTKFQHEHPGGPEFLLDQGGGDVTELFEDAGHSEEARSILKKLKIGVVEGKANDTEETSSRENIGGLAGFRSRRHTIPAFFFIVLGLLFHYYYQNPNTMLPAWRELLLAPN from the exons ATGTCGAAAACTTACACATGGAGTGAACTCCAGCATCACAACAAAACTGAGGATCTATTTATCGTCGTTCGGGGTAGCGTGTACGATGTCACAAAATTTCAGCATGAGCATCC AGGTGGCCCAGAATTTCTTTTGGACCAAGGAGGGGGGGATGTTACAGAACTTTTTGAGGACGCCGGCCACAGTGAAGAGGCGAGGTCCAtattgaagaagctcaaaATTGGTGTAGTCGAGGGCAAG GCCAATGACACGGAGGAAACATCATCCCGAGAAAATATTGGCGGCTTAGCGGGCTTTAGATCACGTCGACATACCATACCGGCatttttcttcattgtcCTCGGGCTACTTTTCCACTACTATTACCAAAACCCTAACACGATGTTGCCTGCTTGGCGTGAGCTCCTACTGGCGCCAAATTAG